The following nucleotide sequence is from Impatiens glandulifera unplaced genomic scaffold, dImpGla2.1, whole genome shotgun sequence.
agctacatccacttcagccaccaccagatttactattaagaagaatgaatacagagtttttgcctcataCTTTATCTCTCTATTCTGTCTccacaatgtaaacccttaataatcacatatttatagggtaaacattcaggtaataaacctaaataactttggtcaggcccaaacccaaaacccaaaaaaaacccaataaactctaattaacaatgtagagtttattataagtgtaggctccataacttaACAAGGGGAAACCAAGTATTGGTCGGATAATCGAAGCTCTGCCATACGACGGAATCATCGTGGATTAATTTCAAGTTTCCGGTGTCCAACAATTGACCGGAAAACTGATTCCCTTTAATGGGTTGTTGACGGTTATGGTGTCTAGAGAGTTGCAGTATCCAAAAAGAGAGAGAAGCGGCACAAGAGCAAGAATTGAGAATCtcatgatttaattttaattttacaaatgaAAAATGAGAGAACCTCCTTTATTTAAGCaagttaattattaaatgtcAGTCTTGAAAATTCTTGACCAGATCACTTTTAACTATAAATCAAAGTGGGCCTAATTTGACTAAAAGAACACGTTTagtaaacaatttaaataataaatctaagTATAATTTAAGACTTCATTCATGTTATTCAGTCTAATCTAATAGctataataattaaagtttatttaaaaagttaaaataatcattaattagttttagattattaaaataattaaaaaaataataaataaataaataaatgtttcatttgaaaaaatttcagCCTTTTAACCTAAATCATCAACCATCGGTCTCGGTGATGGTAAGGTTGTTAAACTAGATGACTTTGACACATGTTGGTGATTCCAAGACATTCATCTTATATCCGTTGAGGATGAAAGCGGGTTGTTTGGGAGAAGGTAAAGCCATTTCCTTGCATAGCATGAAAGCAACATCTGACATAGTTGGTCTGTCCATAGCATGTTCTTGCACACATAGAAGTCCTATGTGAATGCATCTCAAAACTTCTTGGTTTGGCCATAAATCTCCCATCCTTGAGTCAATTATATCAAAGACTTTACCTTTGTTCCATAATGCCCAAGCCTGAAAGATGGAATATATGAATCCATGATACACATTAATTAGTTGTTCTATAATTAATGAAACTATTTTAGTAGGTCATACATGTCCTATCAAATTTATCGTGTTCTCTTGATGGTAACTGGTATTTTTTCTCCCATTTATAATCTCAAGCAATATGACACCAAAGCTGAAGACATCAGATTTTATTGAATATAGTCCTTCCATGGATGCAGATGAAGATAAAAGTTCTCTGCTTGATTGGGAGAAACGGTTTAACATCATTTTGGGGATCGTAAAGGGAATGGTATACCTTCACCAAGACTGTTCGATTGAGAATAATCCATAGAGACTTAAAAACTAGCAATGTTTTGTTAGATGATGGGTTGAAcccaaaaatctcaaattttgaAATGGCTAAAATTTGTAGAGGTGACCAGATGGATGAAAACACAAAAAGAGTAGTTGGAACATAGTAAGTGTTTTAATATAATCTTATATTATTGTGTGcttcaaatttaaaatgattttttaccataatgttttcatgATGTAATTTGCAGTGGTTATATGTCTCCAGAATATGCTATGGAAGGATTATACTCAGGTAAATCTGATGTATTCAACTTCGGTGTTATATTACTCGAATTTATAAGTGGAAGAAAAAATAACCGTTACTATCAATCAAGAGAACACGATTAATTTGATTGGACATATATGTTATACTAAATATGTTCCTAATTATAACACAATTAATTGATGCTAATATCAtgaagtaatatatatatcttattatttcatttttcaggCTTGGGCCAAATAATCCATGATATTAGCATCAATTAATTCAACAAAAGGCTCACTAACAGccacaacaaaaataaacaaataaattaccGAAAATCTATAATCACAAATTCTATCAAATTTTCAGCTTAATATTTGAAGTCGCAGCAGCTGTTAGTGAAGGTCAGGCGTAAACAACAAATGGTGTACATAATTGTGATCTTTACCTCTTTAGCATTAGCCATCTACTTACTGTTTTTAAAGGCAATCAAAACACTTACATTGTTCCAACTACCCTATTTGTATTTGCTTTAATTTGATTGCCTTTAAAAATTCTTTCCATTCCAAAATCCGAGATTTTAGGATTCAACTCATTATCTAACAAAACATTGCTAGTTTTCAAGTCCCTATTAATTATCCTCAATCGAGAATCTTAGTGAAGATAAACCATTCCCTTTGCAATTCCCAAAATGATGTTATACCGTTTCTCCCAATTTAGTTGAGAACATTTCTCTCCGtgtacataaaaatatttagttgttAACTTTATATTTGCTTGATTAAAATACGATACTTTGGTCACGTACCGAAAATGAATGAGTCCAAGTCTTTATTCGGTAAGTATTCATATACGAGAGCCTTCTCATGATGTTCAACACAACATCCTAACAACCTCACCAAATTTCTATGTTGAAATTTGGCAATTAACGAAACATCATTCTTAAACTCTTCCACGCCTTGATATGACCTTTTCGCTAATCTTTTCACAGCAATCTCTACCACATCCTTTAAACATCCCGACATTAATTTAAGTAGTATATATACTGAATGGAAGCCAAGTATCTCGATCCTCCTCATCCGGTTCAGACCCTGTTTGGTCGGACAATGTCAACTCAGCCTTAGGGAATCAGTTTTCTTGTCAACTTTTGGATACAGGGAACTTGAAATTGGTTAAATAATGTTATTGACATAGAAATATATTGGCATTTATACGTCATTAACTATTCACATGACTATTTGAATATGATTTCTCatgcaaaataaaattaaagatttactCACAATTATGGTccttatttaatgaaaatcatttaaatattacattagATTGTGTAAA
It contains:
- the LOC124918091 gene encoding cysteine-rich receptor-like protein kinase 7 yields the protein MEGLYSIKSDVFSFGVILLEIINGRKNTSYHQENTINLIGHAWALWNKGKVFDIIDSRMGDLWPNQEVLRCIHIGLLCVQEHAMDRPTMSDVAFMLCKEMALPSPKQPAFILNGYKMNVLESPTCVKVI